One Paenibacillus sp. FSL H7-0737 DNA segment encodes these proteins:
- the fabZ gene encoding 3-hydroxyacyl-ACP dehydratase FabZ: MIDIERIKEIIPHRNPFLLVDRILEINEGKRAVGIKNVTINEPYFLGHFPDYPVMPGVLIVEALAQVGGVAMSNVESNNHKIGLLTGIDNCRFKRQVKPGDQLHLVFDVIRIKGQIVKGKGVATVNNELVCESEIMFAFSSI, encoded by the coding sequence ATGATTGATATTGAAAGAATTAAAGAGATTATTCCTCATCGGAATCCATTTCTCTTGGTCGATAGAATATTGGAGATTAATGAGGGGAAGAGAGCTGTTGGGATTAAAAATGTAACCATTAATGAACCTTATTTTCTCGGTCATTTCCCTGACTATCCCGTAATGCCTGGAGTCTTAATTGTAGAAGCACTGGCACAGGTCGGTGGAGTCGCTATGTCTAACGTTGAAAGCAACAATCATAAAATAGGCTTACTGACTGGTATTGATAATTGTCGTTTCAAACGACAAGTAAAACCAGGAGACCAACTCCATCTTGTATTTGATGTAATTCGAATCAAGGGACAAATCGTCAAAGGAAAGGGAGTCGCCACGGTAAATAATGAATTGGTATGCGAATCTGAAATTATGTTTGCATTCAGTTCGATTTAG
- a CDS encoding DinB family protein, whose protein sequence is MYKHIKDFAATWQNETEATMRTLEMLTDESLGQQITSDHRTLGRVAWHLVQTLHEMPSRTGLSFEGPGEDMPVPASAADIASVYKRTSQALLDAMQSSWKDENLLIMSDMYGDQWPNGLMLDILVKHEIHHRGQMTVLMRQAGLRVPDLYGPTKEQWAEYGALPPVI, encoded by the coding sequence ATGTATAAACACATTAAAGATTTTGCCGCAACTTGGCAGAATGAAACGGAAGCAACAATGCGGACACTGGAGATGCTGACCGACGAGTCTCTTGGCCAACAGATAACAAGCGATCATAGAACGCTTGGACGTGTTGCATGGCACCTTGTACAGACGTTGCACGAAATGCCATCTCGGACGGGACTGTCTTTCGAAGGACCGGGCGAAGATATGCCGGTGCCAGCTTCGGCAGCAGACATCGCGTCAGTCTATAAGAGGACCTCACAAGCGCTCCTTGATGCTATGCAGTCCAGTTGGAAAGATGAGAATCTGCTTATCATGAGCGATATGTATGGTGATCAATGGCCAAACGGCTTAATGCTGGATATTCTCGTAAAGCATGAGATTCATCATCGTGGCCAGATGACAGTCCTGATGCGTCAGGCAGGCCTTCGTGTGCCGGATCTTTACGGCCCGACAAAAGAGCAGTGGGCCGAGTACGGAGCGCTACCTCCAGTAATTTAG
- a CDS encoding stalk domain-containing protein has protein sequence MSIIKKLFPICLIILLMLPSVSSAASTTTNSTTRSINVNINGSFISTDTNPFIQAGRIMVPIRTLASLGLNYSWDAKSHTATITNSSNEIFQMVQGESIAYKNGKPVQMDSEANNYNGRMMVPAKFVSEAFGYSLYYEKTRGILFIQSKNFIPDLSAINSSDLKQARLVAISLPINYSFKPDVSAESDNSQYYTYTFASKETTRYTYSNGTVTTVVEINDGTAKAIWQFSDVNIPGYDTTTLGGSRPEYISDIYNDSYNYNNGTYLGYYRLSDGTVKTFKYTGLNYGDIIQSIPQ, from the coding sequence ATGTCTATCATTAAAAAGTTGTTTCCTATCTGTTTAATAATTTTATTGATGCTTCCGAGCGTTAGTTCGGCTGCTTCTACAACTACCAACTCAACAACAAGATCTATAAACGTCAACATTAACGGATCTTTTATTTCTACCGATACTAATCCTTTTATACAGGCGGGTAGAATTATGGTTCCAATTAGAACGCTTGCTTCCCTCGGACTCAATTATTCGTGGGACGCTAAAAGCCACACTGCAACAATTACTAATTCTTCTAATGAAATATTTCAAATGGTTCAGGGTGAGAGTATTGCTTATAAAAATGGGAAACCTGTACAAATGGATAGTGAAGCAAATAATTATAATGGTCGCATGATGGTCCCCGCAAAGTTTGTTAGTGAAGCTTTTGGATATAGCTTATACTATGAAAAGACACGAGGGATTTTATTCATTCAATCCAAAAACTTTATTCCTGATCTCAGCGCAATAAATTCATCAGACTTAAAGCAGGCGCGCCTGGTAGCCATTTCTTTACCAATTAATTACTCATTTAAACCTGATGTAAGTGCAGAAAGTGATAATTCTCAATACTACACGTATACATTTGCCTCCAAAGAGACTACTCGCTATACCTATAGTAATGGAACAGTAACAACAGTGGTTGAGATTAATGATGGAACGGCAAAGGCCATATGGCAATTTTCTGATGTAAATATACCTGGTTATGATACCACTACGTTGGGCGGCAGTAGACCTGAGTATATTTCCGATATTTACAATGATTCTTATAATTATAATAATGGTACCTATTTGGGTTATTACAGGCTTAGTGATGGAACTGTAAAAACATTTAAATACACAGGCCTTAATTACGGTGATATTATTCAAAGCATTCCACAGTAA
- a CDS encoding CHAP domain-containing protein, producing MICEKKSKRLEIVRSLVCEMQSSFKNQEAWAYLSGVSTFASILAMRRGQDSEIAAIAGMLHDFYFYKTGINTFPGHNSADAVRSIIRSTQIFTDEEILVILRSIFYQEDRNRVHGPDEEVIKDAILLQRYFQNTGNHLLKTDIHRLQNVFIELGIQEGNVDTELNVDVEALNRETKDRRLMLADFVEKLAEQNIIGVPEDERYREICKYWPDSDIYKVLEGNWCAAFVYYCCMQVGILLPIRYPNRMYRLAGVGAWLDWAQLPETRFFYDAKQEEFNPARGDIVIFDKLLSDNSHDHIGIVLACEDNEILIAEGNKDNKNYSSVSFRGRDHCILGYVRIDNGYRYHFNGEYVPFGY from the coding sequence ATGATATGTGAGAAGAAATCTAAGCGTCTTGAAATTGTTCGATCCCTTGTTTGTGAAATGCAGAGCAGCTTCAAGAATCAGGAAGCTTGGGCTTATCTTTCAGGAGTGTCTACCTTCGCTTCGATACTCGCTATGAGAAGAGGACAAGATTCGGAAATAGCTGCGATCGCGGGGATGCTACACGATTTTTATTTCTATAAAACTGGAATAAATACCTTTCCTGGTCACAATAGCGCAGACGCGGTAAGATCTATAATACGTAGCACTCAAATCTTTACCGACGAAGAGATCTTAGTAATTCTTAGATCAATCTTTTATCAAGAAGACAGAAATCGAGTTCATGGACCAGATGAGGAAGTTATTAAAGACGCTATTTTATTGCAGAGGTACTTTCAAAATACAGGAAATCATTTACTTAAGACGGATATACATAGACTACAAAATGTATTTATTGAATTAGGGATTCAGGAGGGAAATGTAGATACAGAATTAAACGTAGATGTGGAAGCATTAAATAGAGAAACTAAAGACAGACGACTTATGCTGGCTGATTTTGTGGAAAAGCTCGCAGAGCAAAACATAATCGGGGTACCGGAAGATGAACGTTATCGGGAAATTTGCAAGTATTGGCCGGACTCTGATATCTATAAAGTACTAGAAGGTAACTGGTGTGCTGCATTTGTATACTACTGCTGTATGCAGGTTGGAATACTTCTTCCAATTCGATATCCTAACCGAATGTATCGTCTAGCTGGGGTTGGTGCGTGGTTGGATTGGGCTCAGCTGCCCGAAACTAGATTTTTCTATGACGCTAAACAAGAAGAATTTAATCCGGCACGTGGTGATATTGTTATTTTCGATAAGCTTCTCTCCGATAATTCTCACGATCATATCGGAATTGTTTTAGCTTGTGAAGACAATGAAATTTTGATTGCTGAAGGTAATAAAGACAATAAAAACTACTCTAGTGTCTCATTCAGGGGGAGAGATCATTGTATACTCGGATATGTCCGAATAGATAACGGCTACCGTTATCATTTCAATGGAGAGTATGTACCCTTTGGTTATTGA
- a CDS encoding class I SAM-dependent methyltransferase produces the protein MDKNSVYRTNIIGAGEVGSAISVDMDKNVIHETNSLFWDTKGNDILGATALPLYGAFVSEEKCQLFGDISGKKMLEIGCGSGQSLQYLGERKASELWGMDISENQIEKTREYLSDHGLSAKLICSPMEEKCGLPEDYFDFVYSIYAIGWTTDLEGTFSRIASYLKKDGVFIFSWSHPIHKCVAAEDDMLVFKKCYFDESWYSVTLDESTLTLADRKLSTYVNALSKAGFVIEEMIEQSDDEIIQLRDDNDDFAKKAKMLPVTFVIKARKL, from the coding sequence ATGGACAAGAATTCTGTTTATAGAACAAATATTATAGGTGCTGGCGAGGTTGGTAGCGCTATCTCGGTCGATATGGACAAGAATGTTATTCATGAAACTAACAGCTTGTTTTGGGATACAAAAGGAAATGATATTTTAGGAGCAACCGCGCTTCCTTTATATGGAGCATTCGTCTCAGAAGAAAAATGCCAGCTTTTTGGCGATATTTCAGGAAAAAAGATGTTGGAGATAGGCTGTGGAAGCGGTCAATCCTTGCAATATCTCGGGGAACGTAAAGCATCTGAACTATGGGGTATGGATATATCAGAAAACCAAATCGAAAAAACAAGAGAATACTTATCAGATCACGGACTTTCAGCAAAATTAATCTGTTCACCCATGGAAGAAAAATGTGGACTACCTGAGGATTATTTTGACTTTGTTTATTCGATTTATGCTATAGGCTGGACAACCGATCTTGAGGGTACTTTTAGCAGGATTGCTTCTTACCTAAAAAAAGACGGCGTATTTATTTTCAGTTGGTCTCACCCTATACACAAATGTGTTGCTGCAGAAGATGATATGCTTGTTTTTAAAAAATGTTACTTCGATGAATCTTGGTATTCGGTAACTCTTGACGAAAGTACGCTAACATTAGCTGACCGTAAACTATCAACCTATGTGAATGCGCTCTCAAAAGCGGGATTTGTTATTGAAGAAATGATTGAGCAATCTGATGATGAAATTATTCAATTGCGGGACGATAACGACGATTTTGCAAAAAAAGCAAAGATGCTTCCTGTAACTTTCGTAATCAAAGCAAGAAAACTGTAA
- a CDS encoding class I SAM-dependent DNA methyltransferase, with the protein MIEHSNLEEYLDPLNYDLEFDGEMDKYQFYLELARSSPGEVLELACGTGLTTIPLSKAGITMTGVDISSAMLAYARLKAEGLTVTFMEGDARTFESDKRFSMIYLTGNAFQAFLSDQDQNDLLTTVHKHLQPHGIFAFETRNPMGTDLSDQEETKWGSFIDKDGKNVKVSGTQYYDASQHIMHWVTMRDWGDKRTTSRIACRFTDQATLQSLLTRHGFRVEHQYANWDKTPFSPSSSSIISVCRKC; encoded by the coding sequence TTGATTGAACATAGCAATCTTGAAGAATATCTGGATCCGCTAAATTATGATCTTGAATTTGACGGTGAAATGGACAAATATCAGTTCTATCTTGAGCTTGCAAGATCGAGTCCTGGCGAAGTGTTAGAACTTGCTTGTGGTACAGGCTTAACAACGATACCACTGTCAAAAGCCGGTATAACGATGACCGGCGTAGATATCTCTTCGGCGATGCTCGCATATGCGCGGCTGAAGGCGGAAGGGTTGACTGTTACTTTTATGGAAGGCGATGCCCGTACCTTCGAATCGGACAAGCGATTTTCGATGATCTATTTGACTGGCAATGCATTTCAGGCATTCTTAAGTGATCAAGATCAAAACGATTTGCTTACTACCGTTCACAAACATTTACAACCCCATGGAATCTTTGCATTCGAGACCCGTAATCCGATGGGAACGGATTTATCCGATCAAGAGGAGACAAAATGGGGATCATTTATTGATAAGGATGGGAAAAACGTCAAGGTATCAGGTACACAATATTACGATGCTAGCCAACATATCATGCATTGGGTCACGATGCGTGATTGGGGGGATAAACGAACGACTTCCCGAATTGCTTGTCGGTTTACAGATCAGGCTACACTGCAATCTTTATTAACCCGTCACGGCTTTCGCGTCGAACATCAATATGCTAACTGGGATAAAACGCCGTTCTCTCCGTCATCTTCATCTATCATTAGCGTTTGTAGGAAATGTTAG
- a CDS encoding VOC family protein: MIKGFGGIFWRTKNLEVIKKWYSEALKIEIDHWNGTVIKPQSGNETIFSFFTEDDSYFPTEQQVMLNFQVHNLDETIKHLEHIGIPLAKKEEISEFGKFVWIEDPEGRLIELWEK, translated from the coding sequence ATGATCAAAGGTTTCGGAGGAATCTTTTGGAGAACTAAGAATCTTGAAGTTATAAAAAAATGGTACAGTGAGGCCTTGAAGATAGAAATAGATCATTGGAATGGGACTGTGATAAAGCCCCAATCAGGAAATGAGACTATCTTTTCTTTCTTTACCGAGGATGATAGTTATTTTCCAACAGAACAACAAGTGATGTTAAATTTCCAAGTACATAATCTAGACGAGACTATTAAGCATCTTGAGCATATTGGTATACCACTTGCAAAGAAAGAAGAAATTAGTGAATTTGGAAAGTTTGTTTGGATTGAGGATCCTGAAGGTCGACTGATCGAGCTTTGGGAGAAATAA
- a CDS encoding MarR family winged helix-turn-helix transcriptional regulator — MNNNNKKINDIEAIPSLVQSKRQIDRYNLDIDAQAILVASRLMAAGAMLGHASEIHFSRFGLSTGRYRLLADLEDNEGEELPSQLAEHLGVTRATVTGLIDILERDGLVSRRSSSDDGRQKSVVLTEEGAKKLREMAPEHFARLEAMVGLLNIEERSVFLDLLGRVTQGISALTGELGSKPKGNISNE, encoded by the coding sequence ATGAACAACAATAATAAAAAAATAAATGACATTGAGGCTATTCCCTCGCTTGTACAATCCAAGCGTCAGATTGATCGCTATAACCTAGACATAGACGCACAGGCTATACTCGTCGCGTCTAGGCTAATGGCAGCGGGAGCCATGCTTGGACACGCCTCAGAGATTCATTTCTCTAGATTCGGTTTATCAACAGGGCGTTATCGTTTATTGGCAGATCTTGAAGATAACGAAGGAGAAGAATTGCCTTCGCAATTGGCGGAGCATCTAGGCGTTACACGTGCTACAGTGACTGGTCTTATCGACATTCTTGAACGAGATGGGCTAGTATCTCGGCGATCAAGCTCAGACGATGGACGTCAGAAATCAGTCGTTTTAACGGAAGAAGGAGCGAAGAAGCTCCGTGAAATGGCTCCTGAGCATTTCGCTCGGCTGGAAGCAATGGTGGGCTTGCTCAACATCGAAGAACGCAGCGTATTTCTCGACTTGCTAGGTCGAGTTACACAAGGCATCTCAGCACTTACGGGCGAATTAGGCTCGAAACCAAAGGGAAATATCAGTAATGAGTAG
- a CDS encoding LysR family transcriptional regulator produces the protein MENFIAVCEELHFTRAAEKLGISQPTLSQQIRALEDELGVPLFDRVGKKIVMTQAGNLFLEHCVQMIRHLQNTQDALAELRNDQRGRLVIGVLPSDLDYRLTPLLVNFHARFPKVQLKVISSIYVLNQVLDNEVDIGIEITSAPDDRLVRIPLCSEEYVLVVSENHDWAERSTIGIQELRNIQTVMFPEGFTGRELVDGYCRKYGFSLNTIMETSSATSIISLVKANVGGTLLPYRLIQAMNEPTLRCIRITDDPPYRHFEIIHRSDRFLTKSAKAFIEKTIEYFN, from the coding sequence ATGGAAAACTTCATTGCTGTTTGTGAGGAGCTTCATTTTACACGAGCAGCTGAGAAGCTCGGTATATCTCAACCTACGTTGAGCCAACAAATACGCGCGCTCGAGGATGAACTCGGTGTTCCCTTATTTGACCGAGTCGGCAAAAAGATTGTGATGACCCAGGCAGGAAATCTGTTTCTGGAGCACTGTGTACAGATGATTCGGCATTTACAGAATACCCAGGATGCGTTAGCTGAACTCCGCAATGATCAACGAGGTCGCTTAGTAATTGGTGTTCTTCCTTCCGATCTGGACTATCGGCTCACTCCATTGCTCGTGAATTTTCATGCACGATTCCCCAAGGTACAACTGAAGGTTATCTCTTCGATCTATGTCTTGAATCAAGTGCTCGATAATGAAGTAGACATCGGTATCGAGATCACGTCTGCTCCTGATGATCGGCTTGTACGCATTCCTTTGTGCAGTGAAGAATATGTACTCGTCGTTTCCGAGAATCATGATTGGGCTGAACGAAGCACGATCGGAATCCAAGAACTGCGAAATATCCAAACTGTGATGTTCCCCGAAGGATTTACAGGCAGAGAACTGGTTGATGGCTATTGCCGTAAATATGGATTCAGTTTAAATACGATCATGGAGACCAGTTCGGCTACTTCCATTATTAGCTTGGTTAAAGCCAACGTCGGAGGAACATTGCTGCCTTATCGTTTGATCCAAGCGATGAATGAACCAACTCTACGCTGCATCCGAATTACAGACGATCCGCCATACCGTCACTTTGAGATCATTCATAGGTCCGACCGTTTTCTGACAAAATCGGCCAAGGCATTTATTGAGAAAACTATCGAGTATTTCAATTAA
- a CDS encoding cold-shock protein, producing the protein MAERRWGVVKWYKEDKGYGRIMLDGQEGYHVVVHFSEILPDPIRLPNGFRFLKEGQKVEFDLFEFPNIVDSQRRTAKNVQILEE; encoded by the coding sequence GTGGCGGAAAGAAGATGGGGTGTTGTCAAATGGTACAAAGAAGATAAAGGTTACGGACGGATAATGCTAGACGGCCAGGAAGGTTACCATGTTGTTGTACACTTCAGCGAAATACTACCAGACCCTATTAGGTTACCGAACGGCTTTCGGTTCCTTAAAGAGGGTCAAAAAGTTGAATTCGACCTATTCGAGTTTCCGAATATAGTTGATTCTCAGCGTAGGACAGCTAAGAATGTGCAAATATTAGAGGAATGA
- a CDS encoding SDR family oxidoreductase: MIVIMGATGTIGSALLERLVYLGIPVRALSREPEKLRDQIGEKGRSTTEVARVDASDPESLRRVFTGASQLFLAMSNSPRQIELETSIIQIAAESGIKHIVKISSPAFEQSSPVAVAGWHQEIENTLRESGLTHTVLRPYAFMQNLRRFAPTITTQNVFFGSMGVSPCNFIDCRDIADVAAEVLTNHKVSGHIYTLTGSEIFSYPQIASRLSALLNRPISYINLEPQVLLRNLIEHGNLPPWLANHVVEIQTMSRMVPESPNDTVKRLLGREPRTLDAFLHECVENFR; encoded by the coding sequence ATGATAGTTATTATGGGAGCAACAGGTACGATTGGAAGTGCGCTTTTGGAACGTTTGGTTTATCTTGGCATACCTGTCAGGGCGCTGAGCAGAGAGCCAGAGAAGTTGCGTGATCAGATCGGAGAAAAAGGCCGATCGACTACTGAGGTCGCAAGGGTGGATGCTTCCGATCCTGAATCGCTGCGACGCGTGTTTACAGGTGCTAGCCAGCTCTTCCTTGCCATGTCCAACAGTCCAAGACAAATCGAATTGGAAACCTCTATCATTCAGATTGCCGCCGAATCTGGAATCAAACACATCGTAAAAATATCCAGTCCAGCCTTTGAGCAGAGCTCTCCAGTGGCAGTGGCGGGCTGGCATCAAGAAATTGAGAACACGCTGAGAGAATCGGGTCTCACCCACACCGTATTGCGCCCCTATGCGTTCATGCAAAATTTAAGGCGCTTTGCACCAACGATCACAACCCAAAATGTTTTCTTCGGCTCCATGGGCGTTTCACCGTGTAACTTTATAGACTGTCGCGATATTGCAGACGTTGCCGCAGAAGTTCTGACCAACCACAAGGTATCAGGCCATATATATACGCTTACTGGTTCGGAGATTTTCAGTTATCCCCAGATCGCGAGTCGACTATCTGCCCTGCTTAATCGGCCGATAAGTTACATCAACTTGGAACCCCAAGTACTACTCCGTAATCTTATCGAGCACGGGAATCTGCCTCCTTGGCTCGCGAACCACGTTGTGGAAATTCAAACCATGTCTAGGATGGTGCCAGAAAGTCCAAATGACACTGTGAAGCGCTTGCTCGGCAGAGAGCCACGCACACTAGACGCCTTTCTACATGAGTGTGTAGAAAATTTCCGGTAG
- a CDS encoding GNAT family N-acetyltransferase, whose protein sequence is MHERVGILPSYYYPPNETERMRFAEDRSNRFVMLIDSEIAAVGIIDGVELSHMSVHLDLQSRGYGRAFISFLVNEIVRRGGKNVTLGVVKGNPAIKLYKSLGFKAKSLNHWVTKYYKPDTRLSRPPSEI, encoded by the coding sequence ATGCATGAACGCGTGGGGATTCTTCCGTCTTACTATTATCCTCCTAACGAAACGGAGCGGATGAGATTCGCCGAAGATAGAAGCAATAGATTCGTGATGCTTATTGATAGTGAAATAGCAGCAGTCGGAATTATTGACGGGGTTGAACTGAGTCATATGTCCGTTCATCTAGATCTTCAATCACGAGGATACGGAAGAGCTTTTATTTCATTTCTTGTAAATGAAATTGTGCGAAGAGGTGGGAAAAACGTGACACTCGGGGTTGTGAAAGGCAATCCTGCAATAAAATTGTATAAGAGTCTTGGTTTCAAAGCAAAGTCATTAAACCATTGGGTAACAAAATATTATAAACCGGACACTCGATTGAGCAGACCACCTAGCGAGATATAA
- a CDS encoding phosphotransferase — protein sequence MEIPSSFTRPSFDNFRISQSLEKLKQLANAGELDKNDVEILQLAGECAILMMNDIERTPGNWGIIHADLIPSNFVFHEQEARAIDFGACGFGYYLFDLGWTLSYIHPAFRNQLLESYAKQFDLPHNYVQRLEGFFVAAQLETMNFWLGLPESNEWLPSHISKLASREFKRYVNKEEFLFSGTPYWE from the coding sequence TTGGAAATTCCGTCATCATTTACTCGACCGTCATTTGATAATTTTAGAATTTCACAATCATTAGAAAAGCTAAAACAGCTTGCTAACGCTGGTGAGCTCGATAAAAATGATGTGGAAATTCTGCAATTGGCCGGAGAGTGTGCAATTTTAATGATGAACGACATAGAAAGAACACCAGGCAATTGGGGGATAATTCACGCAGATTTGATTCCAAGTAATTTTGTGTTTCATGAACAAGAAGCTAGAGCTATTGATTTTGGAGCTTGTGGGTTCGGATATTATTTATTCGATTTAGGTTGGACACTTTCTTATATCCACCCAGCATTCAGAAACCAGTTGCTAGAATCATACGCAAAACAATTCGACCTGCCTCATAACTATGTTCAACGTTTGGAAGGTTTCTTTGTAGCAGCCCAACTCGAAACAATGAATTTTTGGCTTGGGCTGCCTGAATCTAATGAGTGGTTACCCAGTCACATTAGTAAATTAGCAAGTCGGGAATTTAAGCGATATGTAAATAAAGAAGAATTTCTCTTTAGTGGTACTCCTTACTGGGAGTAG
- a CDS encoding peptide-methionine (S)-S-oxide reductase, whose product MEVVYFAGGCLWGVQAFIKTLPGVKFTEAGRANGTSHTLEGDYDGYAESVKTGFDPTVVTISELMGYLFEIIDPYSLNKQGQDVGEKYRTGVYSEKPEHLKEAKAFLSERNDYDLIVVEVLPLINYVRSAEEHQDRLAKCPNDYCHIPEEILSRYK is encoded by the coding sequence ATGGAAGTAGTATATTTTGCAGGTGGATGTTTATGGGGAGTACAAGCTTTTATAAAAACTTTACCTGGAGTTAAGTTTACAGAAGCAGGAAGAGCTAATGGAACAAGTCATACACTTGAGGGTGATTATGATGGGTACGCCGAATCTGTAAAAACAGGATTTGATCCGACAGTTGTAACGATCAGTGAATTAATGGGGTATTTATTTGAAATCATTGATCCATACAGTTTGAATAAACAAGGACAGGACGTTGGCGAGAAATACAGAACAGGAGTATATAGTGAAAAGCCTGAACACTTAAAAGAGGCGAAGGCGTTTCTTAGTGAGAGAAATGATTATGACCTTATAGTTGTTGAAGTATTACCTCTCATAAACTATGTGAGAAGTGCAGAAGAACATCAAGATAGATTAGCTAAATGTCCAAATGATTATTGTCATATTCCAGAAGAAATATTAAGCAGGTATAAGTAA
- a CDS encoding GNAT family N-acetyltransferase: MVKRFERIILSQATLDDVEFIVDKKTCTSLWHFEDAILSDKEAVRKNVVEKINSDWYKQYIIKLDDPKKTPIGELHIHWYAKERESWEIGYCIFPEYRGHGYSVEAAKIALKYAFEDWNAHKVVAMCNEFNIASYKVLERTGMVREGIFREELSWQGKWVNQFFYSILDSDYREMNL, translated from the coding sequence ATGGTGAAAAGATTTGAAAGAATTATATTATCTCAGGCAACTTTAGACGATGTAGAATTCATTGTTGATAAAAAAACTTGCACTTCCTTATGGCACTTCGAAGATGCTATTTTATCCGATAAGGAAGCAGTTAGGAAGAATGTAGTAGAAAAAATTAATAGTGATTGGTATAAACAATACATAATAAAGCTTGATGATCCAAAAAAAACACCTATAGGAGAACTGCATATTCATTGGTATGCAAAAGAGCGTGAAAGTTGGGAAATTGGTTATTGTATCTTTCCTGAATATCGAGGGCATGGATATTCTGTAGAAGCTGCAAAAATAGCGTTGAAGTATGCTTTTGAAGATTGGAATGCGCATAAAGTGGTTGCTATGTGCAATGAATTCAATATCGCTTCATACAAGGTATTGGAAAGGACAGGAATGGTCAGAGAAGGAATATTTAGAGAAGAACTATCCTGGCAAGGTAAATGGGTAAATCAATTCTTTTACAGTATACTGGACAGTGATTATCGAGAAATGAATCTGTAA
- a CDS encoding VOC family protein — MPQEIWINLPVKDVERSTAFFNEIGFHAVSVGNERAKLDIGQTTILLFPDAAFEKFTGSKTADTSHSAEVIFSIGAESREEVDAFIQKVESAGGNIFGKPSETDGWMYGAGFADLDGHRWNLLYMDESKMPKS, encoded by the coding sequence ATGCCACAGGAGATCTGGATTAACCTGCCGGTCAAAGATGTTGAGAGGTCAACTGCCTTTTTCAATGAGATTGGATTCCATGCAGTGAGCGTTGGTAACGAGAGAGCCAAGCTTGACATAGGCCAGACAACGATTCTGCTGTTCCCGGATGCAGCGTTTGAGAAATTCACAGGTTCTAAAACCGCAGATACTTCCCATAGCGCAGAAGTAATATTCTCCATTGGCGCTGAAAGCAGAGAAGAAGTAGATGCCTTTATTCAAAAAGTAGAGTCTGCCGGAGGAAACATCTTTGGCAAGCCGAGTGAAACTGACGGCTGGATGTACGGCGCAGGATTTGCCGACCTGGACGGTCACCGCTGGAACCTGCTGTACATGGATGAGAGCAAAATGCCTAAAAGCTAA